The Macaca nemestrina isolate mMacNem1 chromosome 1, mMacNem.hap1, whole genome shotgun sequence genome contains the following window.
CATCAGCAACTTAGGGCTTGCACACGACATGCAGTTATGCAGCAGCTGTTTTCTGGATCTCGTGAATGCCTACATGCATACGTTCCCGggaattttctaaatttgatcTCTTATGGTATTTCAAGTGGCTTAgttgtctctttcttttgcctgctgccacacACATACCACCAAATCCTGCACTCCAAGCTTTTCCTTCTGCACCCTGGACTCCCAACCTCCAGTTAGACAATCCACATCTTCCCACAACTGCCTCAGGATCCTCCAGGTCACTGTGCCTCCTGCAGCAACCAGGCCAGGGGATATCTGGATTCCTATTACACTTCTGAGGAAGGTGGTTAGGGGGCGTGGAGGATGTGTGTGGGAGGGGTTGAGGTTGAGGGCAGGAGTATACTGTGGTCTTCTGTCTTCTACCTCATTGGCCCAGGTGCTGCTCTCCCTCCGGTTGTCTGCTTTCAGCCCTGTGTGGGAAATCAAGTCTGTGCCCTGATCTTCCTGACTCTCATTTTGTGAGTAACCTGAACGGATGAGCCATCGCTCTTGTCCCACACATTCTGTTCAAAAGGTGCCCTCCTCTCTACTTGCTCGGGGGCCTACCCACTGAGCTGTGGCACTCAGGCTGGGATGCCACCCAGTACAGAGGCTCTGCAGCCGTGCAGGGGTCTGACTGTTCCACACCAGCAGGATACAGGCCACAGGGCATGCTGTGGTGGAAAAGCATTCAGAGGTGTGGGCTGAAGGCCTCTCTTTCCACAGTCCCTTTGAAGACCCCATGGAAGTAGGCACCCCTTTGAGGAACAAGGTGGCCCAAGACCAAGCTTCACATGAAGGCGCTCGGGTCCCAGTAGGTCCTGTCTGTGCCTTGTATAGCCGACTGCTTCATGCATCTTACCCGGTTTCCCCTCTTCCACTACCCAAGCTCCTCCTCGACCCCCTTGCTCAGCTATCCTTAGGACAGCAAGATCCCCAGCACTTGGAAAAGCCCCAACTCCAGTGCTTGGGGAGGGAGTTGGGTTCAGGTCGTCTAACCACAGAAGAATAcagaacctgaggcaggagggaaTCCCTTCCCTTGCTGGGTCTCTTGGCACAGCCCATCCAGGGGTCTGGGTCAGGGTCCAGGTATCCTCTACCCTCCTTGAGGACCTGAGTTTTCAGGCCCCCCGGGTTGGTCAGCGTGGAGTCTTTCCCACTGTTCATCTGGGAACTGTAGGAATATCCCATGGGGCCCTCTCTTACTTATTAGAGACACCCGGGAAATACTCCAGCAGAAACTGGGTGCAGTGTACCAGATCACAGTAATAATAATTACAGGATTAGGCTAATCTTTGCCTACCAACAAGTCAAAAAGTATCCTTGAAAATCTTTGCCTACCAACAAGTCACAAAGTATCCTTGAAATGCTTTATatctttaacttttaagttttggTCTATAATGCGTCTCAAGTTACTTTTGTGTGTAGAGTGAGGGAGAATAACATCATTGGCTTCCCCTACCTCCATATGAAAATCCATTAATTGAAAcggtttgttttcttctattgAACTGCTTTCATTGAAAACCCATTTATTGACTGTATAGCTATGGATAAGTTTCAGGTCTCTTAACTCAGTCCATTTATCTACTTGTCACTCCTGATGCCTTGTCTATAATAGCTTATGGTCAGCCTTAAAGTCAGATAGTACaagtctttgttctttttcacacATTGCAATCAATTTTGAAATAGGTAATAACTCATAAAACCATCACACACATCAGGACATGCTGTCACTTCATCcctttctgatatggtttggctgtgccctcacccaaatctcaacttgaattgtatctcccagaatccccatgtgttgtgggagggacctaggaggaggtaattgaatcatgggggtgagtctttcccatgctattctcctcatagtgaataagtctcactatctgatgggtttatcaggagtttctgcttttgcttctccctcatcttctcttgctgctgccatgtaagaagtgccttttgcctcccactaTGAttctgaggcatccccagccatgtggaaatgtaagtccaattaaacctctttttcttcccagactCTGGCATGTTTTTGTCAGCAGCGTGAAAACCGACAATACACTCTCATTTCAGAGTCAGACACATGCTCTCACTCACTAGACTGGTTGCTGACTTGTGACCGAAGATTCTGTATTGTACCCTCTGGGGACAATACATCTCCATTTGTCTGCGGGGAGGATGAACATGCAAAAAATCCACAACACTCAGCACAGAGTCTGGATTTAGTCCCATTAGTCTGAATGGGactaatgcccttataaaagggaccccgGGGAGCTCTCTCGCCCTCCTTCTGCCCcctgaggatacaatgagaaggtGGCAGTGTACagccagaaaaaagaaagtcCCTCACCATAACCCTACCatgttggcaccttgatctcggacttccaacctccagaactgtgagaaataaatttctgttgtgaattagccacccagtttatggtacgTTATAGAAACCCGAACTAAGACAGAgatggaatcccatggagggtcTCTAATTTGCTAAGCTGGTCGTCAGGTGGGATGTTGTAAGTTAGAAACAGGAAGAGCTGACATTTTGTGCATATGAAAGAAGACAGTGGACAGGCCCATTGTCTTCGGCTTTGTCCGCCTCGGCAAACTGGAGACGGAAACTCGATTCACCTTCTCCAGCCACGGGAGGACCGGGAGGACCTCCAGAGGAGGTTAGGTCGACTTCATGGTAACTTTAGATCCTGAAACCTCACAGGATTTTTCTTGTCTTCCCTTTGATCTCTTTTCCGCCTACCCAACAGGACAGGACTTGCAGCCTTTCTTTCGCGTCAGCAAGGGATCCCTTCCGGACAGGACCGAAGTGAGCAGCTGGTTTCCCCTACGCTTCCTTCCGGGCCTGGGCGTCACAAGAGCTCAGGCTGACCTGAGACCTAACTCCCGGCGAGTGGGACCAGCAGGAGCCTGGAAGAATGCTCGCACCGGGGTGGAGATTGGGCGCTGGGGTTTGCGAACCGCAGTCAAACCCTCTTCCCTGAGCACCGCGCACCTGCCCCCGGGGGTGCTGAAGGAAGTGGCCCATAAAGCTTCTCTGCAACCGAAAGAAGCCTGAAGCTCCAGGAGGGGCGAGAGGAGACTCGTTGAGCGAACCCAGCCCTCTGCCTGGCTGGTCCTGGTCAACAGGCTCGGAAGAGGCCGATTTGGAGGACCTAAAGGTTTAGAATCTCATGATGTCAAGATGTTAAAGCCTAAATCCTAAGTTCTGACTGTGAGGGGGAGCGAGGGTGTCTTGAGCTGGATCGACCCTTGAGTCTTCACCTGGAGGGTCCTCTGCACAAGTTCAGAGAGCAGGACAACGCACAGCAATGGTTCCCCACAGGGGGCAACTACACTCTCACACGCCTGTCCCATCCCCGCTGGGACACTAGGCCACGACTGGGGGAAGCGGGAGGGAGAATGTTAACCCCCTGGCATGTATCTAGTCAGCGGAGGCGACGGATGTTGCTAAACACCTTACAATCCACCGCGGGAgggcccctcccccaccccgaaGTAGCAATTCTGCGGAGGTGGAGAAACTCGGTTGTAGATCAATGCCCACGCACTTGCCCGATGGTAAATCACGAGTTGGTGACCAATTGGATTTTGGATCTGAGGAAAAAACTCCAGCGTCAGAGGGAACTCTGGAAGTTTTGCCCGGAGCAAACGGAAGGGTGGCGTTGCCATCGCCTAAAATGGGAAAATGGCAGGTGTCACAGGTTGCAGGGGAAGGTGGGAGACCAGGTGAGGGCCCCGGAGAGTTCCCGGAAAGAGTTTCCCATGCAGGCCGTCTCGGTTTCCGCATCCGTCTGATTCCTTATGATGTTGAGGGTGCCGGGGTCTGGGTCCTTTATGATGCAGAGGGTATCCCCGTGTCACCCCGGGCCCCTCCCCGCTCCCGCCTCCTCCTGGCAACCTGGTGCGCGGCTCCGGCCCTGGCGACCCGCGACCGTCTTGTCATTCGCTGCCGCCTCGCAAAGGCGCATCTCTAGGCCAGTGGTGAGCTGCCGCCGGGTTGCTGCAACTCGCTCCAGGACTCGGGACTCGTGGCCTTGGTGTCCCTCGCGGAGCCCTCGGTGTGTCGCCTGCGGGCTCTTTGTTTTGAAGAAAGTAGGGAGGGAAAGGCCTTGTGAGAAGACTCCAGGAGCAAAGAGCGACCCTTACAAGGCCCACGTCCTCCCAGAGCACAGGGGAACTGTCGCCTCAGacggaagaaggaagagaaagcagcCTGGTGTGTCTCCCTGGTGGTCTAGTGGCTAGGATTCGGCGCTTTCACCGCCGCGGCCCGGGTTCGATTCCCGGTCAGGGAATTGTTTTGTTTGCATTGGTCGCACTCCCACAGGAATCTTTCTTTACTACGCTGTCAGCCAGCCTGCTCCAAGGGCCAGATGCAGAACAGTCTCCGCAGCGAGGGGCAAACCCCAGCGAAGAAGGGCGAGTCCTGGTGGACCAGCTCTCACGTTTATCTCCGTGTCTGTCATCCGCTGAAGAGGTTTTAGAGAGCGCCTGAGCGTCTCGCTCAGGTGTACACAGCCGTGCAGAGGTGCCAGCCCCCGTGAAGTTGTACCCAATAAGGCCATCCTCTTTGCCGTCGCCGCCCCTGAGGCACCTATGGGGCTGAGCTGTGAATAACTGAGAGGCCAAACCAAGTCGTGTTGTTTGTGCGTGCCCTGGACATGGGCACGGGCCAGTCAGCTGAGCCACCTCACCTCCCTTCGCAGCTAACGTGCTCGTTAGGCCGTCGGAAGAGGTGACTGGAGGCGATGCCCGCGAAGTTGGGAGTTGGGTGAGCGGCAGGTGAGGTCCTGGAGGGCGGTGCCGTTTGCCGATTGAGCGGCAGAGGGAGGCGATGTTCCCTGAGCCAACAAAGACAGCAGGTGGAGTAGGCACAAATGGAAAACTGTTACGGGTGCCCTAAGCGGAAGGCAGGTGTAAAAATC
Protein-coding sequences here:
- the LOC105478985 gene encoding LOW QUALITY PROTEIN: protein FAM231D-like (The sequence of the model RefSeq protein was modified relative to this genomic sequence to represent the inferred CDS: substituted 1 base at 1 genomic stop codon), with amino-acid sequence MGSSKGLWKERPSAHTSECFSTTACPVACILLVWNSQTPARLQSLCTGWHPSLSATAQWVGPRASREEGTFXTECVGQERWLIRSGYSQNESQEDQGTDLISHTGLKADNRRESSTWANEVEDRRPQYTPALNLNPSHTHPPRPLTTFLRSVIGIQISPGLVAAGGTVTWRILRQLWEDVDCLTGGWESRVQKEKLGVQDLVVCVWQQAKERDN